The sequence AGCTGATAACAAAGAAACtggatcatcatcatcaaattcacaAGATTCATCTGCATCATCTTCTCAAGCtccatcatcttcatcatctcaTGGTTCATCTGAATCTTCTGCTCAAGGATCATCAGAACAAAATTCATCAGAACAAAATGGCTCTAAAAAATTGGTAGTCCCAGCCAGTGATAACAAAGAAGTTTCATCATCACATGGTTCATCTGCATCATCACAAGCACCATCATCTTCACATAGTTCTTCAGAATCTTCCCCAAATACTGCTTCTTCACATGAATCTTCCCATGATGTATCATCCAATAATCCATCTTCAGAATCATCAGAAAATACTGCTTCTTTACATGCCTCTTCTCATGATTCTTCTTCTCATGCCTCTTCTCATGATGCTGCTTCTCACGCCTCTTCTCATGATGCTGCTTCTCATGCCTCTGCTCATGATGCTTCTTCACATGCCTCTTCTCATGATGCTGCTTCTCACGCCTCTTCTCATGATGCTTCTTCACATGCCTCTTCTTCACATGATTCAAAAGCACCAAATGGAATTGGAAAATTAGTAGTCCCAGCTGATAACAAACAAACTGGCTCGCACTCATCCAATTCTCAATCTGAAGAAAACTCAAAGGAtaattcatcaaattcacAAGATTCATCAGCATCATCTTCTCAAGCaccatcatcttcaaattcTCATAGTTCATCTGAACCATCAACCAACAAAACCATTGAATCAAATGAAGACAAgaaatcttcatcatctcAAGCTGGTTCTCACACCTCCTCTTTATCAGAAAAATCACCAGCATTTCACCAATCTAGTTCCTCATCCAAACAATAGatgaatttttattgttattttttattttagaacCTTTTTGTAAATAGCtttttcttcaattttttccccactaatcaattattaataattaattatttagtgaaataaaatttttaaattcatccaaaaattatttataattttattattattatttattattattattattattattattattattattattattattattattattattatttggtattattattattagtattattattctaatcaataatattatcaataataatattataattatatattttttttttttttttttttaattttaataaataatttgtttatttttatttttttttatttttttatttttttttatttatttcttttaaatgattttacaattttaatattatattttaaaaaagattattgaTTTGAAAGTTGAgttaaaattgaagaatttaaaggACTTTGATTACTAGTACTACTATTTAAACTATCACCATTTTCACTATTATCACCACTGATacttgtatttgtattactACTtataccactaccaccaccatcatttgtttgctgttgttgttgttgttgttgtttttcaatatttgataattcatcTGTTAAAATTGTGTCCAATTGTTTGAAACTTTCTTCCAATTTCTTTGATAACTCTGTTGGCTCTTCAATAGAAGATGATTCAAATGTATTATTTGCATGAGAAATTAATTCCATTGTAATTTCGTATGTATAAAACAATGTCCTCTTAATTCTTAATACTTTATCCTCATCATTTGACATTGGTGGCTTTtctgttttaaatttataatttagtatatttttaattggtgcCATATGatcctaaaaataattaaaaaaaaaaagaaaataagttaatatcttttttttttttttttttttttttttataaaaataatatttacatctgaaatctttttaaataatttaattaaaccaaTACCTTGATTAACAgtttcaatatcatcaacatATGATTTAATTCTACCAAGATTActtgaaatattaatataatagaTCTGCATATCAATTGGTGTTAAATAATCATCAACTTTAAGATTTGATTTGTTATTTATTCGTTttgtgttgttgttattattattattactactatttggtatattgatattaattattggagttgctatattatttgaagttgGTGTAGTTGGGGGTGGTGGTGTAGTTGGCGCAGTTGGTGTAGTtggaggtggtggtgttgcAGTATCTGCAATTCCATTATTAGTTATAGTAttagtagtattattattattattattatttgaaccaTTATCAACTATAACGAAATctgaagaatttaaagaagATTTTACAGGAGGAGTATTTAAAGAAGGTGAAGAAGAATCACCAGTGATGATTGCAGAACGATTTTGGGGTGAAGTTGGTAATGATGGTAATGGTTTAGTTTGAGATGAGATATCAGATTGAGATCTTAGCTTACCAATTGTAGTTGGTAAACTTGCCATATCCATTGAAGTTTGAGATACTTGAGGGAAAATAGTTAAAACATGTTCAAccaataaacaaaataaactATTGAAATCAGCAAAAGTCTCTGGTCTTTGAATATCCTCTgcttttaaatttggtattGGTTCCAAAATCGATGGTCCAATAACAACACTAAGATTGGTTAAATCCATTTTAGTTACATCACGATGTTGATTCATTAAACtgcaaattaataaaatctgTTTTAATAATGCCTGATTACAAACTGGTAATGTTGAAATTAATCTTCTTAATTCTGTTATAATtgtaccaccactaccaccaccactattattattaccactactaccaacaatatttaaattactactactattactaatattattattattattattattattattattattatttttagcaactgttaaatattttgaataaacATTATAAAGCACTAATGGTTCAGGTAAAGATCTAaggaataattttaatactgATGAAACACAATGTGGATCAATGATAGATGCACTCAATTCTAATGGTGCTCCACTTTCAATCTTTTGTTGTAATGCTTCAAGTGATGATTTACCTGCTGAAACCCTAAACATACCTTCGGTATTTATTGATTCTTTCTCTAAATATCTAAATATTTCATCTAAAAATGATGGTAATGGTTTATTACTTTCTCTTGCAAATACTTCTTCTAATTTAATTCCAAATGTTTTCTTTGGTACATAATTTCTTAATTTTGCTGCAACTTTATtctaaaatttatatataaacatatttttttggaaaaaaaaattagaagagtgatatttttaaaataaaaaaaaaaaaataaaaaaataaaaaaaaaaaaaatatacatacagtttctaaaattatttttttataattatcaatatcagatttaatttttgacaTTTGAAAAACACCTCTTTGAAAAAAGTCATTATAGGATTCGAAAGAGGATAATATAGTTTGTACGGTTGAGTTTTCTAAAGCCAATTCAGAGTCATTGTAGAGTTGAAGTGTTTCTTTTTGAGTACGTTCAAATGCTTCGGTGTCCTTTTTAAGGTTTGCAGAAGATGATTTACTCGTGTCAGTTGAtagattctttaatttctttttacccTCTTTTACCATCTCCAATTGAATGCTTATGGTTTGTTTCAATGGTTGGGTTGTACGATCGTATAATAGGTTACCTAAATGATTGAATACTTCGCTTATACTATTTTGCCATTCCGATGCTCTTGATAAACAATCTGTAATTGGTATACGTGAATTAAAGTATGCTGCATccattgaatattttttcattGATTCCGCAATCTGTTTACTTTGTAATGACATTTGGAAAaatgtttgttgttgtttttccaTTGTCCTTTGAATTTCATCCATATGTGCTACATTCTCTTTAATTCTATTATAAACTTCTTCTTGATCCATATTTTGTATGTTCTTTTTCCTTAAAGattttatattcattttttaatttttttttttttttttttttcttacttttttgatattattttttaaaatattattattattattaatttttttttttatgagatgaataattataaatatatataatatgttttttttttttttttttttttttgttaattaattaattaattttgaaattaaatagaaTGGtatcaaaaagaaataaaataattggtacttttttaaaaaaaaaaatggtgtgatgagttttattttattttttttttttatttttttttttttgtttttttttctttgtgtATGTGTTTAAAACTGGTATGTGTGAGGTGTAAGTGGTGAGAAGGTAAATTATTGtacaaatttttataaatgtagatagatattaataaaaatataaagagaATGAAATGAATGAGAAAACACAAAAATGTGATTTTGGGGGGTgtatgtttttttctttttctttttctttttctttttcttttttttttttatatattgttattttttattttttttttttttttataatacaaTAATGTAACAAaggtggtttttttttttttttttttttttttcctaaattatctatctatatttttttttttttttttttttttttcaaataaaaaaaaatatatcacTTTCTTCGTATTTAGGTATGAATTTGATatatgagaaaaaaaaagaaataaatacaaatacaattgCGCAATAAATATAATGTGTTTTGTtgacaataaaataaaaaaaaatctctttttttatctttttatttttatttttatttttattttttttttgaaaattttttttttttagaattttttatatttttattataagtAAACacaccaattttttttttttttttttttttttttttttttcaaaaaaaaatgattatcaaattttgaaaataaaataattaaaaaaaaaatacaaaaaaaaaaaaaattaaagataaaaataaaaataaaaaataaggtCTTTTTTGGTTGTTATTGgccatatttttttttttttgattgtccaaaattaaagataaaaataaaaaaaaaaataaaaaaaaaaaagtgggaATTAATTAAAGCGATCAATTCATCccatttatactttttttaaacttgaaaaaaaaaaaaaaaataaataaaaaaaaaaaataaaaaaaaaaaaatttaaatcccAACAAAGGACAATATCATTTGTAtagtttaattttgatttaaactttaataattcatatttatttatttttttttatttttatttttattttttttctcaaaaacaatcaaaaatgAACTAcgtgactttttttttttaattttttactttttttttatttttttttttttttcaattttttttttttttaaaatttttttttttttccaaaaaccGAAAGTGAGAGAggtcaaaaattttttttttttttttcattcagTTTTTCTTTAGCCTATAGTATTCATCAGAAATGGAACAACAAAAAGCACCACAAGTATGTctcactttttttaaaatttctttaaataatttttttatttttttttattttaaatattcaatttgaataaaataaaatgaaata comes from Dictyostelium discoideum AX4 chromosome 2 chromosome, whole genome shotgun sequence and encodes:
- a CDS encoding hypothetical protein (Similar to Leishmania major. Ppg3), giving the protein MRLLVLFLLLTLTFSNLINADNSKSSSLESSNAHDLSSPSPLIQPKPSENQAGIPASGKPIDPKKEVVTLSSSPSVSPSSSPSSSPSSSPSVSPSSSPSSSPSSSPSSSPSSSPSSLPSSSPSVQPSSSPSSSPSSSPSAQPSSSPSSSQSVQPSSSPSSSPSTTPSSPSETHSSSSHSQDSSAPRGVGKMVVPADNKETGSSSSNSQDSSASSSQAPSSSSSHGSSESSAQGSSEQNSSEQNGSKKLVVPASDNKEVSSSHGSSASSQAPSSSHSSSESSPNTASSHESSHDVSSNNPSSESSENTASLHASSHDSSSHASSHDAASHASSHDAASHASAHDASSHASSHDAASHASSHDASSHASSSHDSKAPNGIGKLVVPADNKQTGSHSSNSQSEENSKDNSSNSQDSSASSSQAPSSSNSHSSSEPSTNKTIESNEDKKSSSSQAGSHTSSLSEKSPAFHQSSSSSKQ
- the gacI gene encoding RhoGAP domain-containing protein yields the protein MNIKSLRKKNIQNMDQEEVYNRIKENVAHMDEIQRTMEKQQQTFFQMSLQSKQIAESMKKYSMDAAYFNSRIPITDCLSRASEWQNSISEVFNHLGNLLYDRTTQPLKQTISIQLEMVKEGKKKLKNLSTDTSKSSSANLKKDTEAFERTQKETLQLYNDSELALENSTVQTILSSFESYNDFFQRGVFQMSKIKSDIDNYKKIILETNKVAAKLRNYVPKKTFGIKLEEVFARESNKPLPSFLDEIFRYLEKESINTEGMFRVSAGKSSLEALQQKIESGAPLELSASIIDPHCVSSVLKLFLRSLPEPLVLYNVYSKYLTVAKNNNNNNNNNNNNISNSSSNLNIVGSSGNNNSGGGSGGTIITELRRLISTLPVCNQALLKQILLICSLMNQHRDVTKMDLTNLSVVIGPSILEPIPNLKAEDIQRPETFADFNSLFCLLVEHVLTIFPQVSQTSMDMASLPTTIGKLRSQSDISSQTKPLPSLPTSPQNRSAIITGDSSSPSLNTPPVKSSLNSSDFVIVDNGSNNNNNNNTTNTITNNGIADTATPPPPTTPTAPTTPPPPTTPTSNNIATPIININIPNSSNNNNNNNTKRINNKSNLKVDDYLTPIDMQIYYINISSNLGRIKSYVDDIETVNQGIGLIKLFKKISDDHMAPIKNILNYKFKTEKPPMSNDEDKVLRIKRTLFYTYEITMELISHANNTFESSSIEEPTELSKKLEESFKQLDTILTDELSNIEKQQQQQQQQTNDGGGSGISSNTNTSISGDNSENGDSLNSSTSNQSPLNSSILTQLSNQ